From the genome of Glycine max cultivar Williams 82 chromosome 2, Glycine_max_v4.0, whole genome shotgun sequence, one region includes:
- the LOC100778987 gene encoding thaumatin-like protein 1: MSPFFSHHPLSPQRFFIFLLILAFRGVRVSATTFTFVNKCDHTVWPGILGKPDIGTTGFELKRGSTRTFDGPPGWSGRFWGRTGCQFDQSGQGTCATGDCGSGQVTCNGAGATPPATLAEFTLGEGAPDYYDVSLVDGYNLPMMVDASGGSGACAATGCGADLNRRCPAELRVDGGDACQSACRAFGKPEFCCSGAFNSPAACAPSMYSQIFKAACPKSYSYAFDDATSTFTCTAADYTVTFCPFSSPSLKSLMESGPGSSVEQAAVATTSWIANLATGDSTRSRSQPFSASNSAFFVAVTLILSYLVS; the protein is encoded by the exons ATGTCTCCGTTCTTCTCACATCATCCACTTTCTCCTCAACGATTCTTCATTTTCCTACTCATCCTGGCTTTCAGAG GGGTGAGAGTCTCAGCCACAACATTCACATTCGTGAACAAGTGTGACCACACGGTGTGGCCAGGTATTCTCGGAAAACCGGACATCGGAACAACTGGTTTCGAGCTCAAGAGAGGAAGCACGCGTACCTTCGACGGCCCGCCTGGTTGGTCGGGCCGCTTCTGGGGCCGAACCGGCTGCCAATTCGACCAATCCGGCCAGGGCACGTGCGCCACCGGCGACTGCGGCTCCGGCCAGGTAACCTGCAACGGTGCCGGCGCCACTCCGCCGGCCACCCTCGCCGAGTTCACGCTCGGCGAGGGAGCCCCGGACTACTACGACGTGAGCCTCGTCGACGGCTACAACCTCCCCATGATGGTGGACGCAAGCGGCGGCTCCGGCGCCTGCGCCGCCACGGGGTGCGGTGCCGACCTGAACCGGCGGTGTCCGGCGGAGTTGAGGGTGGACGGCGGCGACGCTTGCCAGAGCGCGTGCCGCGCTTTCGGGAAGCCGGAGTTTTGCTGCAGCGGGGCGTTTAATTCACCGGCGGCGTGCGCCCCGTCGATGTACTCGCAGATTTTTAAGGCTGCGTGCCCCAAATCTTATAGTTATGCGTTTGATGATGCTACGAGCACTTTTACGTGTACTGCCGCGGATTACACTGTCACATTTTGTCCCTTTTCTTCTCCAAG TTTGAAGTCATTAATGGAATCAGGGCCAGGATCATCGGTTGAGCAGGCAGCAGTAGCTACTACATCATGGATAGCCAATTTGGCCACAGGGGACTCCACAAGAAGCAGAAGCCAACCATTTTCAGCTTCCAACTCTGCATTTTTTGTGGCTGTCACTTTAATTCTTTCCTATTTAGTCTCATAG